A genomic segment from Dietzia psychralcaliphila encodes:
- the glpR gene encoding gephyrin-like molybdotransferase receptor GlpR, translating into MSSSLLIILLVVVWLFVLAPMLIRSRNPIRRTGDALAQTRTLYSGGSGRLVPSRGRASGDPVRVESDESLFGLPSGAGATDAELLDTDTWEHLLEQTLRREAAGRRGDAVRRVMEERQHSEFGHAGSGDDAAAEEVTTEIPAVVVAADAVAATSVGAATGTDSSAVAAGVGSVEESRRPNVVDGELVETPEGDRTSARAGHAEDAAGIDAEAVLVHRGRRRPAEPEVELTDADLDFAERRRGRGAYDPMADRQAAEQRAHARQRTALILVALAVVAVVAALLTVPAVWWFAGGAVLLLSSYLTYLRRQVRLEESLRRRRVERMRRARLGVESREDDELSVVPPRLRRPGAVVLEVDDEDPAFDMLDSFDREQDSDPGRHQHGAGRRTAHREPLRRAVG; encoded by the coding sequence ATGTCCAGCTCGCTGCTGATCATCCTGCTGGTGGTGGTCTGGCTGTTCGTCCTCGCGCCGATGCTCATCCGCTCGCGCAACCCCATCCGCCGGACCGGTGACGCACTGGCCCAGACCCGCACCCTGTACTCCGGGGGATCCGGTCGCCTCGTGCCCAGTCGAGGGCGCGCGTCCGGCGACCCGGTCCGGGTCGAGTCCGATGAGTCGCTCTTCGGGCTGCCCTCCGGCGCGGGAGCCACCGACGCCGAACTGTTGGACACCGACACGTGGGAGCACCTGCTGGAGCAGACCCTGCGCCGGGAGGCCGCCGGAAGGCGCGGGGACGCCGTGCGCCGGGTCATGGAGGAGCGTCAGCACTCGGAGTTCGGCCACGCCGGGTCCGGAGACGACGCCGCTGCCGAGGAGGTCACCACCGAGATCCCGGCGGTCGTCGTGGCCGCCGACGCCGTTGCGGCCACGTCGGTCGGGGCCGCCACCGGGACCGACTCGTCGGCCGTCGCCGCGGGCGTCGGATCGGTGGAGGAGAGCCGACGGCCGAACGTCGTCGACGGCGAGCTGGTCGAGACCCCCGAGGGGGACCGGACCTCCGCTCGAGCCGGCCACGCCGAGGACGCGGCGGGGATCGACGCCGAGGCCGTGCTCGTCCACCGCGGCCGTCGGCGCCCCGCCGAGCCCGAGGTGGAGCTCACCGATGCGGACCTGGACTTCGCCGAGCGCAGGCGTGGCCGCGGGGCGTACGACCCCATGGCCGACCGTCAGGCCGCCGAGCAGCGCGCCCACGCGCGTCAGCGGACCGCGCTCATCCTGGTGGCGCTGGCCGTGGTGGCGGTCGTCGCCGCGTTGCTGACCGTTCCCGCGGTCTGGTGGTTCGCCGGAGGGGCGGTACTGCTGCTCTCCTCCTACCTGACCTACCTGCGCCGCCAGGTGCGACTCGAGGAGAGCCTGCGTCGCCGCCGCGTCGAGCGGATGCGTCGCGCCCGGCTCGGCGTGGAGTCTCGCGAGGACGACGAGCTTTCCGTGGTGCCGCCCCGGCTACGCCGACCCGGCGCGGTGGTGCTGGAGGTCGACGACGAGGACCCGGCCTTCGACATGCTGGACAGCTTCGACCGCGAGCAGGACTCCGACCCCGGTCGACACCAGCACGGTGCCGGCCGGCGCACAGCCCACCGCGAGCCGCTGAGGCGCGCGGTCGGCTGA
- a CDS encoding helix-turn-helix domain-containing protein, with amino-acid sequence MSGELKQVGMRLRAYRHSKGWTLDELAERAGMSASTLSRLESGKRQASLELLLPLTRQLGINLDDLVAPATVDPRVRRPVIHRDGMVIAPLAPEGSSIGTYKITYPPASTAPEPRVHDGYEWLYVLSGKLRLVLGDQELILTRGEAAEFDTRVPHSLSAAGARPAQVISIFNDDGVRMHTHTASS; translated from the coding sequence ATGTCCGGGGAACTGAAGCAGGTCGGGATGCGGTTGCGCGCGTACCGGCACAGCAAGGGGTGGACGCTGGACGAGCTGGCAGAGCGGGCGGGGATGTCGGCCAGCACGCTGTCCCGGCTCGAGTCGGGCAAACGTCAGGCCAGCCTCGAGCTGCTCCTGCCGCTCACGCGCCAACTGGGGATCAACCTCGACGACCTGGTGGCCCCGGCGACGGTCGACCCCAGGGTGAGGCGTCCGGTGATCCACCGGGACGGCATGGTGATCGCGCCGCTGGCTCCCGAGGGGTCGTCGATCGGGACCTACAAGATCACCTACCCGCCCGCGAGCACGGCGCCCGAGCCCCGGGTCCACGACGGCTACGAATGGCTCTACGTGCTCTCCGGGAAGCTGCGGCTGGTCCTGGGCGACCAGGAGCTGATCCTGACCCGCGGCGAGGCGGCCGAGTTCGACACCAGGGTCCCCCACAGCCTGTCTGCAGCCGGTGCGCGGCCCGCGCAGGTGATCAGCATCTTCAACGACGACGGGGTGCGGATGCACACGCACACGGCGAGCTCGTGA
- a CDS encoding FAD-dependent oxidoreductase: protein MNTKRESDEHWDAIVVGGGAAGLSAALMLGRARRRVLVVDAGEPRNRFAAHMHGVLGHEGMDPLDLLRRGREELREYDVTVRTGSVTVVRDSGVDDTGNDEAGAGLTVEFADAAPATARALVVASGQTDELPDVPGLREFWGTSVLHCPYCHGWEVRGRRIAVLGTCAMSAHQAQLVRQWSDDLVFFTAGMRETGTELDAEVAARLGARDVTIEETPVVRVLSEHGRLSGVRLEDGREIALDAIFAAPTARPHDQFLDGLHLERSTTPMGTALAVDQFGATGHPRIWAVGNVANPGATVPLSMAAGSMAGGMVNMMLVNEDFDRAVAAPPSSGSSVSSGAPDSTGTPAEYWEGAYSDNGHQWSGAVNATTASVVANLPVGAALDLGCGEGGDALWLAEQGWDVTAVDLSPTAVSRGAEAAAARGVADRIDWVAHDLTTWSTERRFDLVAASFFHSPVDLPRTEVLRGAAEWIRPGGHLLLVSHVFESEADVPPWAHRPDPEDQQVHDDNPEHGERPGHLDLPTPTEEAAELALDPSVWELVLAEIRPREAVGPDGRQTATLKDGVVLYRRRS from the coding sequence ATGAACACGAAACGGGAGTCAGACGAACACTGGGACGCCATCGTGGTCGGCGGAGGGGCCGCCGGCCTGTCGGCGGCGCTGATGCTGGGCCGGGCACGCCGCCGCGTGCTGGTGGTGGACGCGGGCGAGCCGCGCAACCGCTTCGCCGCGCACATGCACGGCGTCCTCGGCCACGAGGGGATGGACCCGCTCGACCTGCTCCGCCGGGGTCGCGAGGAGCTGCGGGAGTACGACGTGACGGTGCGGACGGGGTCCGTGACCGTGGTCCGTGACAGCGGGGTCGACGACACGGGGAACGACGAGGCCGGGGCCGGCCTGACCGTGGAGTTCGCCGATGCGGCGCCCGCGACCGCACGCGCCCTGGTCGTCGCGTCCGGACAGACCGACGAGTTGCCGGACGTCCCCGGCCTGCGGGAGTTCTGGGGCACGAGCGTGCTCCACTGCCCCTACTGCCATGGGTGGGAGGTGCGCGGCCGCAGGATCGCGGTGCTGGGCACCTGCGCGATGTCGGCCCACCAGGCGCAGCTCGTGCGGCAGTGGTCCGATGACCTGGTGTTCTTCACCGCCGGCATGCGCGAAACCGGTACCGAGCTCGACGCCGAGGTCGCCGCCCGCCTCGGCGCCCGCGACGTCACGATCGAGGAGACCCCCGTCGTGCGGGTCCTGTCCGAGCACGGCCGCCTGAGCGGCGTCCGTCTCGAGGACGGCCGGGAGATCGCGCTCGATGCGATCTTCGCCGCCCCCACCGCGCGGCCCCACGATCAGTTCCTCGACGGCCTCCACCTGGAGCGGTCCACCACCCCGATGGGCACGGCTCTGGCAGTGGATCAGTTCGGCGCGACCGGCCACCCCCGCATCTGGGCGGTGGGCAACGTGGCCAACCCGGGCGCGACCGTTCCCCTCTCCATGGCCGCGGGGTCGATGGCCGGGGGGATGGTCAACATGATGCTGGTGAACGAGGACTTCGACCGTGCGGTCGCTGCACCACCCTCGTCCGGCTCATCGGTCTCGAGCGGTGCGCCCGACTCGACCGGCACACCCGCCGAGTACTGGGAGGGGGCCTACTCGGACAACGGGCACCAGTGGTCGGGAGCCGTCAACGCCACCACGGCCTCGGTGGTCGCGAACCTCCCCGTGGGTGCCGCCCTCGACCTGGGTTGTGGTGAGGGTGGGGATGCGCTCTGGTTGGCCGAGCAGGGGTGGGACGTCACCGCGGTGGATCTGTCCCCCACCGCGGTCTCCCGGGGAGCGGAGGCGGCGGCCGCCCGAGGTGTGGCCGACCGAATCGACTGGGTGGCCCACGACCTCACCACGTGGTCCACCGAGCGGCGCTTCGACCTGGTCGCGGCCAGCTTCTTCCACTCCCCCGTCGACCTGCCCCGGACAGAGGTCCTGCGCGGTGCGGCCGAGTGGATCCGGCCGGGCGGCCACCTGTTGCTGGTATCCCACGTGTTCGAGAGCGAGGCGGACGTCCCGCCGTGGGCGCACCGCCCGGACCCCGAGGATCAACAGGTGCACGACGATAATCCAGAGCACGGCGAGCGCCCGGGCCACCTCGACCTGCCGACGCCCACCGAGGAGGCCGCCGAACTCGCCCTGGACCCGTCGGTGTGGGAACTCGTCCTCGCGGAGATCCGCCCACGGGAGGCGGTCGGGCCGGACGGGCGTCAGACGGCCACGCTCAAGGACGGAGTCGTCCTGTACCGGCGACGGTCCTGA
- the glp gene encoding gephyrin-like molybdotransferase Glp has translation MRSVEEQLALVTAAAVAPRPVRVSISEAQGLLCAEEVVAERPLPSFDQSAIDGYAVRSVDIRVGGPADDSADAPGGPAGLPVVGRITAGSRQPTRLQPGQVVRVDTGAPLPTLADAVLPVGWAVAEGQRITPTRTVSSGDYVRRVGDDVQPGDVAVRAGSIIGPAQVGLLASVGRAKVLVHPKPRMSVISVGDELLDVDGNPGTGQVYDVNSYALTAAGRDAGADVHRVGIASTEPSRLREVLEGQLVRSELVVVSGAAGGEATTRIRQVMEELGQIEVNRVAMHPGSVQGFGRLGRDEVPTFLLPSNPVSALVVFEIMVRPLIRIALGKRQPMRRTVRARTVAPISSVEGRRGYLRGQLMRDTDTGEYLVRALGGAQGSSTHLLASLAEANCLVVIDPDVSAVRAGDEVDVMFLAQRG, from the coding sequence GTGCGCTCCGTCGAGGAACAGCTCGCACTGGTGACGGCGGCCGCGGTCGCCCCGCGACCGGTACGCGTGTCGATCTCCGAGGCGCAGGGCCTGTTGTGCGCCGAGGAGGTGGTGGCCGAGCGCCCGCTGCCCTCGTTCGACCAGTCCGCCATCGACGGTTACGCGGTACGCAGCGTCGACATCCGGGTCGGTGGCCCGGCAGATGACTCCGCGGACGCGCCCGGAGGGCCTGCCGGACTGCCCGTCGTGGGGCGGATCACCGCGGGATCCCGTCAGCCGACCCGACTCCAACCAGGCCAGGTCGTCCGCGTGGACACGGGAGCACCCCTGCCGACCCTGGCCGACGCGGTCCTCCCGGTCGGCTGGGCCGTCGCCGAGGGCCAGCGCATCACCCCGACCCGCACCGTGAGCAGCGGCGACTACGTCCGCCGCGTGGGCGACGACGTACAACCGGGCGACGTCGCGGTGCGCGCCGGGAGCATCATCGGCCCGGCCCAGGTGGGTCTACTCGCCTCGGTGGGGCGAGCCAAGGTCCTGGTGCACCCCAAGCCGCGGATGTCCGTGATCTCGGTGGGCGACGAACTCCTCGACGTCGACGGCAATCCCGGTACCGGCCAGGTCTACGACGTCAACTCCTACGCGCTCACGGCGGCCGGCCGCGACGCCGGCGCGGACGTGCACCGGGTGGGCATCGCCAGCACCGAGCCGTCGAGGCTCCGCGAGGTACTCGAGGGGCAGCTGGTCCGGAGCGAACTCGTGGTGGTCTCCGGCGCCGCCGGCGGTGAGGCCACCACGCGGATCCGCCAGGTCATGGAGGAGCTCGGACAGATCGAGGTCAACCGCGTGGCCATGCACCCCGGATCGGTGCAGGGTTTCGGGCGGCTGGGTCGCGACGAGGTCCCCACCTTTCTGCTTCCGTCCAATCCGGTGAGCGCGCTCGTGGTCTTCGAGATCATGGTCCGGCCACTGATCCGCATCGCGCTGGGCAAACGCCAGCCCATGCGCCGGACGGTCCGCGCCCGCACCGTGGCCCCCATCTCCTCCGTGGAGGGCAGGCGCGGCTACCTGCGCGGGCAGCTCATGCGGGACACCGACACCGGTGAATACCTGGTGCGGGCCCTCGGCGGCGCGCAGGGCTCCTCCACGCATCTGCTCGCCTCGCTCGCGGAGGCGAACTGCCTCGTGGTGATCGACCCCGACGTCTCCGCCGTCCGGGCGGGCGACGAGGTCGACGTGATGTTCCTAGCCCAGCGCGGCTGA
- a CDS encoding GNAT family N-acetyltransferase → MWNVLGTDAVANPGWPIEAGPLRVRAGVVTLRPVQRRDGRDWSALRLGERDHLEPWEPTVDGQWRDNNTARAWPPIHSQLRRYARAGASLPAAIEVDGRFCGQLTVGGIVRGALHSGWIGYWVGRPFGGGGVATAALALGLDHALGPGALHRIDATVRPENTASRVVLERCGFREEGLLQRYLHVDGAWRDHLLVARTRDEHGRGAAAALVASGFARRV, encoded by the coding sequence ATGTGGAACGTCCTCGGGACCGATGCCGTGGCCAACCCGGGGTGGCCGATCGAGGCGGGCCCGCTCCGCGTGCGCGCCGGCGTGGTGACCCTCCGACCGGTGCAGCGGCGCGACGGCCGTGACTGGTCCGCACTGAGACTCGGCGAGCGCGACCACCTCGAACCGTGGGAGCCGACCGTCGACGGGCAGTGGCGGGACAACAACACCGCACGCGCCTGGCCTCCGATCCACTCCCAGCTCAGGCGCTACGCCCGCGCCGGGGCGTCGCTCCCGGCCGCCATCGAGGTGGACGGCCGGTTCTGCGGGCAGCTGACCGTCGGTGGGATAGTGCGCGGCGCCCTGCACTCGGGGTGGATCGGCTACTGGGTGGGCCGCCCCTTCGGTGGGGGCGGGGTGGCCACCGCGGCACTCGCACTGGGGCTGGATCATGCCCTGGGGCCGGGGGCCCTGCACCGGATCGACGCGACCGTCCGGCCGGAGAACACGGCCAGCCGGGTGGTGCTCGAGCGGTGCGGTTTCCGCGAGGAGGGGCTGCTGCAGCGCTACCTCCACGTGGACGGGGCGTGGCGCGATCACCTGCTGGTCGCACGTACCCGTGATGAGCATGGCAGGGGAGCCGCAGCGGCTCTGGTGGCCTCGGGTTTCGCCCGACGCGTCTGA
- a CDS encoding 5-formyltetrahydrofolate cyclo-ligase, with product MDQDKSAVRRAVRLRRAAVPATVRAGRDQAIRERLAALVTEGMVVCAFVPDDDEAGGPELPEALTLAGARVLLPVSPAVGPLGWAEYAGPADLRPGRFGIPVPSAPPAGPDRISDADLVLVPSVAVDRSGTRLGRGGGYYDRSLALARPHTRLLAVLDPEDVFDHLPAEPHDRPVNGVVTPHGVLDF from the coding sequence ATGGATCAGGACAAGTCCGCGGTACGCCGCGCGGTGCGGCTGCGTCGCGCCGCGGTCCCCGCGACGGTGCGCGCCGGGCGGGATCAGGCGATACGCGAGCGCCTCGCCGCCCTGGTGACGGAGGGGATGGTGGTCTGCGCGTTCGTTCCCGACGACGACGAGGCCGGCGGACCGGAACTGCCCGAGGCGCTCACCCTGGCGGGGGCCCGGGTGCTCCTGCCGGTCTCCCCCGCCGTCGGCCCGCTCGGCTGGGCGGAGTACGCCGGGCCGGCGGACCTGCGGCCGGGCCGGTTCGGCATCCCCGTACCGTCTGCGCCCCCGGCGGGACCGGACCGGATCTCCGACGCCGATCTCGTGCTGGTGCCCTCGGTGGCCGTCGACCGCTCCGGCACCAGGCTCGGCCGCGGGGGCGGGTACTACGACAGGTCGCTCGCTCTGGCCCGGCCGCACACCCGGTTGCTGGCGGTCCTGGACCCGGAGGACGTGTTCGACCACCTTCCCGCCGAGCCGCACGACCGGCCCGTGAACGGGGTCGTCACCCCTCATGGAGTGCTCGACTTTTAA
- a CDS encoding FmdB family zinc ribbon protein, whose amino-acid sequence MPTYSYRCRDCDVAFDIQQSFTEDSLTVCPQCDGGLRKLFNTVGVVFKGSGFYRTDSRAAGSGSTTGGGGGKSGSGTSDSGSSSSSSSSSSSGSSGSGSGSGSSGSGSSSSGSGSGSGSGSSKSSSGSGS is encoded by the coding sequence ATGCCCACCTATTCGTACCGGTGCCGCGACTGCGACGTCGCCTTCGACATCCAGCAGTCCTTCACCGAGGACTCGCTCACGGTCTGCCCGCAGTGCGACGGTGGTCTGCGCAAGCTGTTCAACACGGTCGGTGTGGTCTTCAAGGGCTCCGGCTTCTACCGCACCGACAGCCGCGCCGCCGGCTCGGGTTCGACCACCGGGGGCGGCGGCGGTAAGTCGGGTTCCGGCACGTCCGACTCCGGCTCCTCCAGCTCCAGCTCCAGCTCCTCCAGCTCGGGATCCTCCGGCTCGGGTTCAGGTTCAGGTTCGTCGGGTTCAGGTTCAAGCTCGTCGGGTTCGGGCTCGGGCTCGGGCTCGGGCTCGTCGAAGAGTTCATCCGGCTCGGGCTCGTAG
- the mscL gene encoding large conductance mechanosensitive channel protein MscL, with protein MLKGFKDFIMQGNVIDLAVAVVIGTAFASIVDAFTSAIINPLIALLGGNSEIGFAVQLLDNNPETRMDFGLLITAIINFLLIAAVIYFILVGPMNKMKEAAAKRKGIDAPASDNDLLVEIRDLLAGRPLTHPSDPQSPSGES; from the coding sequence ATGCTCAAGGGCTTCAAGGACTTCATCATGCAGGGCAACGTGATCGATCTCGCGGTCGCCGTGGTGATCGGCACGGCGTTCGCGTCGATCGTCGACGCCTTCACCAGCGCGATCATCAACCCCCTCATCGCCCTGCTCGGCGGGAACAGCGAAATCGGGTTCGCCGTCCAACTCCTGGACAACAACCCCGAGACCAGGATGGACTTCGGGCTCCTGATCACCGCGATCATCAACTTCCTGCTGATCGCCGCGGTCATCTACTTCATCCTGGTGGGGCCGATGAACAAGATGAAGGAGGCCGCCGCCAAGCGCAAGGGCATCGACGCACCCGCCTCGGACAACGACCTCCTGGTGGAGATCCGCGATCTTCTCGCGGGACGTCCGCTCACCCATCCGTCGGACCCGCAGAGCCCGTCCGGCGAGTCCTGA
- a CDS encoding UTP--glucose-1-phosphate uridylyltransferase, protein MTSHASPDPQFRTAVVPAAGLGTRFLPATKTVPKELLPVVDTPGIELIAEEATEAGAGRLAIVTSERKVGVMAHFSDDQVLEDTLEDRGKDVLLHKVRRAPGLIEVVNVRQEEPLGLGHAVAQVESVLGADEQAVAVLLPDDLVLPFGILGRMSAVRAARGGSVLCAFEVSPEEVSSYGVFEVSDTDDPAVKKVLGMVEKPAAEDAPSNLAAAGRYVLDRAVFDALRRIEPGAGGELQLTDAIDLLIREGHPVHVVVHDGTRHDLGNPGGYIKACVDFALDNPAYADELREWLEGRLGS, encoded by the coding sequence ATGACGTCCCACGCCTCGCCCGATCCGCAGTTCCGGACCGCGGTCGTCCCGGCCGCCGGCCTCGGGACCCGGTTCCTGCCCGCCACCAAGACCGTCCCCAAGGAGCTGCTCCCCGTGGTGGACACCCCGGGGATCGAGCTCATCGCGGAGGAGGCGACCGAGGCGGGTGCGGGTCGGTTGGCGATCGTGACGTCCGAGCGCAAGGTCGGCGTGATGGCGCACTTCTCCGACGACCAGGTTCTCGAGGACACGCTGGAGGATCGCGGCAAGGATGTCCTGTTGCACAAGGTCAGGCGCGCCCCCGGCCTCATCGAGGTGGTCAACGTGCGCCAGGAGGAGCCGCTGGGTCTGGGGCACGCCGTGGCGCAGGTCGAGTCGGTACTGGGAGCGGACGAGCAGGCCGTGGCCGTCCTCCTGCCGGACGATCTGGTGCTGCCGTTCGGGATCCTGGGTCGGATGTCAGCGGTCCGCGCTGCGCGGGGCGGAAGTGTCCTGTGCGCGTTCGAGGTGAGCCCGGAGGAGGTCTCCTCCTACGGGGTGTTCGAGGTCTCCGACACCGACGACCCGGCCGTGAAGAAGGTGCTCGGCATGGTCGAGAAGCCCGCCGCCGAGGACGCGCCGTCGAACCTCGCGGCGGCCGGACGCTACGTGCTCGACCGCGCCGTCTTCGACGCCCTCCGGCGCATCGAGCCGGGCGCCGGCGGAGAACTGCAGCTCACCGACGCGATCGACCTGCTGATCCGCGAGGGACACCCGGTGCACGTGGTGGTGCACGACGGCACCCGGCACGATCTGGGCAATCCCGGCGGGTACATCAAGGCCTGCGTGGACTTCGCCCTGGACAACCCGGCGTACGCCGACGAGCTCCGGGAGTGGCTGGAAGGCCGGCTCGGCTCCTGA
- a CDS encoding MogA/MoaB family molybdenum cofactor biosynthesis protein — translation MSTRFDPRSLPGGRKIQTDVDFDPAAAVPADTPIAGRAMVVVVTDRLDEREDSIGPLVTELLEEEGFLVGGVVGVASDESEVRKALETAVVGGFDFVVTVGGTGVGPRDITPEVTEEILDQRLPGIAEAIRSSGLTAGAVDSIVSRGLVGVSGSTVVANLAPSRAAIRDGMATLCPLVSYVVAQLSAVDEL, via the coding sequence ATGAGCACCAGATTTGACCCGAGGTCTCTGCCCGGTGGTCGCAAGATCCAGACAGACGTGGATTTCGACCCCGCGGCCGCCGTTCCGGCGGACACCCCCATCGCCGGTCGGGCGATGGTCGTGGTGGTCACCGACCGGCTGGACGAGCGTGAGGACTCGATAGGTCCGTTGGTCACCGAACTGCTCGAGGAGGAGGGCTTCCTGGTGGGCGGCGTCGTCGGTGTGGCGTCCGACGAGTCCGAGGTGCGCAAGGCCCTGGAGACGGCGGTGGTCGGCGGGTTCGACTTCGTCGTGACCGTGGGTGGCACCGGGGTGGGTCCACGGGACATCACCCCTGAGGTCACCGAGGAGATCCTCGACCAGCGGCTGCCCGGCATCGCTGAGGCCATCCGGTCGTCGGGCCTCACGGCCGGCGCTGTCGACTCGATCGTCTCCCGCGGGCTCGTCGGGGTGTCCGGCAGCACGGTGGTCGCCAACCTCGCGCCGAGTCGCGCCGCAATCCGGGATGGGATGGCGACGTTGTGTCCGCTGGTCTCGTACGTGGTGGCGCAGCTGTCGGCGGTCGACGAGCTGTGA